One Psychrobacillus glaciei genomic region harbors:
- a CDS encoding DUF423 domain-containing protein — MKFFIIAGAINGFLSVALGAFGAHALKERLSEKYLAVWETAVQYQMFHALALVAIGILMSSKLLGHVTSLNTAGYLILVGIILFSGSLYALSLSGISVLGAITPIGGVAFLVGWIMLIVAATKFAN; from the coding sequence GTGAAATTTTTTATCATCGCAGGAGCGATTAATGGATTTTTATCTGTAGCGCTAGGCGCATTTGGTGCACATGCTTTAAAAGAAAGACTATCTGAAAAGTATTTAGCAGTATGGGAAACGGCTGTTCAATATCAAATGTTTCATGCACTCGCATTAGTTGCGATTGGTATTTTAATGAGTAGTAAATTACTAGGTCATGTCACTTCCTTGAATACTGCAGGATATTTAATTTTAGTGGGAATTATTTTATTTTCAGGAAGTTTGTACGCATTAAGCTTATCCGGTATCAGTGTTTTAGGTGCCATTACCCCAATCGGTGGAGTAGCCTTTTTAGTAGGATGGATCATGCTAATCGTTGCAGCAACAAAATTCGCAAACTAA
- a CDS encoding YwdI family protein — protein MISNEQILNQIEKQIHKAKMETNELATREAFAAIRALCDVVLDSTASVNPIQSAPVISAPPITLKEADANGESLFDF, from the coding sequence ATGATTTCAAATGAACAAATTTTGAATCAAATAGAAAAACAAATACATAAAGCGAAAATGGAAACGAATGAACTGGCTACCCGCGAGGCATTTGCCGCCATTCGTGCATTATGTGATGTAGTACTAGACTCCACTGCATCCGTTAATCCAATCCAGTCAGCACCAGTTATTTCAGCACCACCAATTACATTAAAAGAGGCGGACGCAAACGGCGAATCATTATTTGATTTTTAA